The genome window TTGtttattgatgatgatgatgatgatgatttttgaaaatgttaaacaatAAAAGCTTGAGAATATCTTTGAagattttgtgtgtgagatttGTGATTAAGTAGCCAACAAGTCTACAATTTTTGGATGACTGAAAAACCTTTTAGTTTAGACAAAGATTTCTGCCAAATTATTTTGACCTTAATGTGCAGAAGTGAGAAAAATCCCTGAAAACATACaacctactgtatgtatgaCTAAAATTTCAAAGAACAATGAAGAGAACAAAGAATAAATTACAATACTCAAAATCATGGTCCACGATTATCCCAATTTTGAAATGACTCACGAAAGCATGGAAGTAGTTTAAATGGATTTCCGACATTGCTTTCATTatttacacctgtgcttttcctattgtgtgtgaaaaggcctgttgttgttgttagggCTCCACAATATGACAGCAAACTCAAAGCATAAAAATTAAAGGGAGCCATATTAGACAAAGCAGTGCTATTAATGACTGGTGATATTCaatctatttgtgtttgttccagCATCCTGAAATATTGCATAGTGGTTCGCTTGGAGACATAAATGGAACTGACACAGGATACTGTTGATGTAGAAAAGGCCTCAGTGACTGGTTAGAAAAACATAACACACTACTCCACCAGTCAATACCTATTGGGCTGATGGAGTTTGATTTCCCACAAAAAGCACGCAGTCCCTTCTTTTTAGCATTCACTGATGAATAAATCCTGACCAGTGTGACTTACAGCGATTTCCCCGCTCACTTCACTGGGTGGCAGTGTGCACCTATGGATCATGCTCTATTACAGTAATTGTCAACAATAAGTGGTGTGAAAATGCCATTCACTACTGCAATCATAACAAACATAAGCACCTGCAATCCATCAAATGGAAATCAACCTCCTGacatatgttaaatatgtaaacaaGTCCATGTCAGTCGCTTGCAGAACACAATATATATCTACATAAGACAAAAAAAGCATGATTTTACAGCAGGTTAAGGAAGTCGTTTTCTGTTCTCAAACTAGATATTGTAGTTTCAAGCTGCTTGTTGTGAAATTGTGCCcaacacatttcacactgaCACTACTTGTTTAAGTATAATTACACAGGCAAAATGTGCCTTTGAGAAGGGATTCATTAATGTCCTGCTCACTAACCCGGATCATTATACACAACTCACTGAACTGGAGATGTTTTAACAGATTAGCTTTCTATTTGACAGTCTTTGCTCTTGGCAAagtatattcagtatattcagtgAACAATGGCTGCTTTAGGAAGGAGAGAGCCAGGGATTTTATTATGTGCAAACAAAGTCGACCTATCAAAATATATCACATGCTTTAATTACAAGTAACCAATATCTGACCCaagttttctcttctgtttgtcaGAGCGCCTACAGAAAACTGTAGTGCTGtgactagactagactagactagaggtcagtacagtatgtattgcAAGATTTGCCTGCAGCCAGTGTTGTTTTGGACAACCACAACTAAAGCaaaccaaaatgtcaaattgtgCAAGGCAGTCTGATGcgggactttttttttccccatctgcAACACCATGTCGAAAACTGAAACATTAGAGAGGAATCATGTTCTTATTTTCCAACTGAAAGGCAAGTGCTCGTTTTCAACAGATGGCGACACTAAGCTTTTATGCAAATCAGATTTGAAAGAAGTTCAGCCAACTCCTTGGATCAGCCACAGAAATCTAGTGACACACATGcaataaacaaatacacttATGACATGTAGTGAAGTCTGTGGACAGGCCTCAGTGAAGATGCACTGTGGAACTGGGTAGTTTCATGTGGCCAAAGACCAAAAAACTAGGCATCAGCTCTGATTCATGATTTAACAAAATCTTACCTGAATTAAtccagtatttaaaaataatactcTACCTACACTACTCAGACCTGTTCTCTGTAACACTGTCAGACTTGTGATGGACagataaaatatcaaaatcaaTGCAGCTGAATCATAGAAATCTTATAACTGGTAATGTGTATTCTGCAGCGTCCTCCACACCTGGCTGCAAAAACATCCTTTTCAACATCCTGTCATCAGCAAAGGTCAGATTGGTTTTACGCCAGATtaccaaacaacaaacacatcttgACTCCTCATATCCCCCAGATACCACGGGTCAGGTACTGACAATAAATGAGTTCTGTTCGCAGAGCCAAACACAACAATGCATTTCAACAACAGCTACATTAtcttcatatattttatatcaaaAGAGGGTCTTTGGATTCTACCGATAtgattaatataaattattatacacatatactgtacacatctACTGCAACCTAAACCACTGAGATACTGAATTAAACCAATTTTACAATATATTGTAGTTAGTTAGTTGTAGATGTTGGAGGGATACACtgataaaacaagtgaaaatggGACAAAAGCACACAACTTTACATTTCAAGTGCATCCACAATGTCCAAAGGAGCACGGCTGATTAATTATGAATCAGAGCGATATAATGTTGTTTATACCTCAATGTCAATGAGCATAGCTCCACAGAGAGCAAAGTTAAGGACATGAAAAGATGCAGAGACATTCTTCAAAATTGTGCTGGAAGTTGTAATCATCATGAATGACCAGAAACTGAGAAAGACACAGTTTGAGTGACAGGGTCATTGAGACAGGGTGACAAAGAGAACCCAGAGTCAGTTCTGCCACGAACAAAAGGTtcagacaggcagacacactCTGAGACCAAGTTTCACACGAGACAGAAAACTGATCAGGAGAAAGTGCTGGTTTCACAACCAGGGAGCAGTTCAATTTAGTTCCTACCGTTTGCTGCTGCGGCACAATGCTCTCACGTCTTCACGCTGTCTTTCACAGTTTGGATTTATTGTGGCCGAGTCCATTTCACCTGCAGTCTTCTAATGAGTCTGCAAAAAGACAATAGATTTAGTGATTTACTAAATGTATAACcacataatttgtttttattgattattgtCTGTAAAGCTTCAGTGATCCAAGGTCAACTAAGGGAAAAAGCCACTTGTGGAGAACTAAATGTCTGCAGAAGCAAAGAACAATCCCGGcaagacaaacaacaagcaCGTTCGCTTGTTTTGAATGTACTGTTTTATATTGCAGCTTTGACACTCTATTTTCTATCAAAGATAAGCAAAGCTGTTTACATTAAGAGTAAAATGTTTCTCTCTGCACAATAAGATGCAGCATTTCTTACTTCTTAAAAAGACTCCATGATTACCTGACCCTCAACAACTCTGAAATAATGTGGCATTTCATTACTACTTCCCACTTAAGATGGCATTCAATTCATTCTAATCAAAAGGTGCGATGAAGATTCAAGGCTTTTTCTTTTGAGTTTAGTAGATGAATTGCCTACAAAACagtcatttttgcatttttcacttgaataaataaaaacaatatagaaTATGAGCTGAAATCAGCTATATTATTCCAAAAGCTTCATCCTATTTCATTGATGACAACACTGCTCTAATACCCACTCAGTCATCAGGATGGATGTCCCAAAGACAGAATCTGTATGTCACGGAGAGGTCGACCGCCTCACAAAACTGATGCATTAGTCTTTGTGAGGACATGAACGACTGACATTGGTAGCCTCTCTCGTTCGGGTTCGTCTGTGTACTCTGAtccaaacacagaaatgcaattAATTCTACTTCAGTGCAGGTTTTATTAATTGCAGCGTTTTTGAATTTATTGAAATCACTGATGTCAAAATATAAAAGGACACTTTCTCACAGCAAGAATGGAAAATAGTTTAGTTTTGCCTTacttttgtttatcttttttatcATCAGAAGACTTGTGGGACGGCTATATAAGACCTTATTTTTGAGATATCTGTATTGTTCATCAATGATGCAGCACACAACAGTACATTGCAGCAGCTAATTGTGAAGATGCATCTCTTTGCAACAATGGCTATGAATCCTGTTGAGATGAGAAGTCTGTCAGCGCATAACAGTGACACATCATGTAGCGGTCCATCCATCAGTTTAATCCCACACTGAGTTGCACAATAAATTGTATTAGACGGCACCGGTAGTAGTTATGTGTATACCATAAAAAAACTGGCAACTTAGTGTATGTCCTCTTGTAACTTTGGTCTTTCTAAGCTGTGTGGCACTCTATGCAGTGCAGTCAAGTAAAATTATAATGTGATGTGAAGCTGATATGTCAAAACAAAGGGCCGATTGACTATTAAAAGTCTTGAAatttcttctgctcctcctttAATTTGTTTGACTTCACACCACCATGTCACATGAATATTACTGTCCAGATATTTCTGCAGACTTGAACAACACAGTGACCAAAGAGTTACAGCTATATTTTTTAGTATGAATGTGAAAGTCTagtgcagtgtaaaaaaaaaggacttaGTTGAAGATTGATTTACCATcgagacaacaacacacataaaGCTACACAGGAATGACTTCAAAATATCCTGAAGTTGTGACCATGTCAGAGTCCAGGCCTCAGTCCAATCGAGAATTTGTGGCAAGACTTGAAAATTGCTTCTCACTCACGGTCCCCATGCAACTTGACAGAGCTTGGTCAGATTTATAGGAAGAATCCAGGCTGTAATAGTTGCCGAAGGTGCCTTCTAGCCCACAAATTGACTTGAAACAAGTGagtaatacaaataaataataaaggcaCATTGGTGCCTTTATTCTATATTTGCACTTTCTACAATTGCAAAGActtttgtttgcattgtttgCAACTCCACATTTccaaagaacagaaaaaaaaatgttgatcaCATGGTCACGGTATAATTGTAAAATACACCTACCTTTGAGAATGATGATAAAGTTCTGTTTGTTTAACGTCAAATCACTAAACATTTGCTCAGCTTACACTACTTTCCAAAGCAGATGGCTGCCAGCGAGACAACAGGCCTAcacttacttttcttttttttatttaaaaggcaATTGGCTAAGCTGCCCCACCTACAGAGCTCCTCCGGCATGACAGGTGGCGAATTAAACGTTTGACTGTTTGCTTGCgtgtatgtttatttgtttgattaatAGTTTGTGTAAACAAAATGATGCTTTTTAGTCCAGATTTAGTCGTGACAAAGCAGAGGGACGAGCCTCTCTGGTCACAGAAGCAGCCACTGTTAATGATGAAAATATAACAGTAAAGTAGTCAAGTCAGCGCCAGACAGTCTGACTGAACTGTGTCCGGATGTTGATTGTATGTCAtcaaaaagcacacaaacaacaggGGTCGCCGGTCAGAGATTTATTTTGGAAGCCAGCACCAGAAGTGGAGCGTTTGTCTTACGCGCACAACTTGACACCGTGAATCCAGGAGCGCTACAGCCGCTGTTAGACATAAAAATCCTACCTGTCAACATGTAGCCCAAACTGACGCGGTTTCCCCCTGAAAGTAATCTGCAGACTATTTTCTGTTCTCAGTGTCCAATCTCAACTTggcacatatatatattttttttttcaccgcTGCATCCATGGAGAACCAGCACTTCGCAGGGAAGGATCCAGCTGGAGAGCTTTTACGCATCGCACATCTTGGAGCGTCGACACGGATGACAGTGTAGACAAATATACAATTTGCACAGGATATAGTGATTGCGTCCTGCGCAACGTGTAAAATGAGGTACGGACTGGTGGTACTTTCTGCAGGGTTTACGGGTTTGCTCAGTTTTAGCCTCCTCGCTGTGGCAATTGGGACTGATTACTGGTACATAATCGATGTAAATAAACCCAACTGCACGGGTTCAGACGACCTGAGTTCACATTCGGGACTGTGGAGAATAAATGAAGGTAGGCTTCTGTTTGTCAACTCATTATATCACGGTCTGTATTTATGAATTATTCAGATAACATTGTTTtcatactatactgtactgaaATATCCAGTGTGAGCTGCAGCCTGTAATAAAATCAGGCGCAACCTTCATTTATCCAGAGCAACTTTTACGCCGGGAACCCTTTTAATTTGTTGCATAAACACTGCTGTGCGTAAAAGGCGCTGAAGGTTCAGTCCTAATGTTTACTTGGAATGAACTTGCAACATTAGAAACGACTCAGGCGTGTTCTGACAGGTATCGATTGTTTATTTATGACGTtgacaataaacacaaatcGTCCTACCGTGAGTTAAATATGATGCTGTTGACATAAATCACATGCTCACACATTGCTGTGGTCTCCGTGTTgtctagattttttttttttcctcatcaatCCACTGTTGGGGCGGAGGTGCAATAACTGCTTGCAGGGACTTTTGTGCCACTGATGCCCAGAACATGTGACATCCCAGTGCCTTTAGCTTtgagaaataaatgtgacaaaggGTTATATCCTCAATAATTAACTCCTTAATTAGATCCTTTACATTTCTCTTCTCATTCACTGAGTACAATCAGCCGCACCATATGCAAATGCGCACATCCATAATCTAGATTAactgttttaatgtctttatttttaagtaagAAATGGATTGCAATTGTAAGCCATAACATCTGTATCAGCCCGGGCAAGCAGCTGCAGGCGAACACGCACCGGGggctgcagaaagaaaggaTGCGGTGTTATCTGCTGTATTTTCAGCTTGTTGGCTGCACAGCTTGAGGTGTCGGAGGTGTCCAATTTCTTGCCGGTGGCTTCCACAGTTCACAGTTTAGTGCCAGGTAATGAGACAACGCAGGGTTTGAAGCTCCTCTTGCAGCGCACACCTGTGACACTGGCAATGTGCGACCTGCACTGACACAAACCCATGGTGCAAAATTGTGTCACATGGATAGGCTGTGCCGTTAATTGGTTTCATCAATCGCACTGCGTTATGTTTCTATGTGCTATATGTTATATAAAACTACCCTAAGTGAGAATGTAGCTGTGATTTTTGGAGAGCTGTACAGCTCTGTCCACAAGTCCTGTCATGTGTAACCTTTTCGCTTGACATTTCCAGGACCGAACAGGAGTTCAGTCATCCCCTCTTTCACAGCAAATACCTCCAGCCTGTCAGAGGCAGAAAGGCACCTTCTTGgtgagttgttttgtttttcagctgacATAAGATATGACAActaaatgaatataaaatgtgAGTCCACATAGTCAGAATTGGCAAGAGAAATAGAGAGGTCTGGGTGGCCCCCAGAAAGACATTGCAATGGTAGGGTATGCTGTGGGACAATCACATCCAGAGGAAGGCCACTGAGCAAACATGGACACGTTCCTGCCCCACTGTTATTGGAAATGACAACCAATTGCTTTCTGCTTTGTAGAAATCAATCTAAAGATCTCAGCTGCTATCGCAAATCATTAGTCAGTAATGTAAAACCACAGCACAGTCCTTTAAAATCTAGGAATTATTTAGTGACAGCATGTGgccatgtgtgtttgcaggctTGCACAGGGTGGTGGTCATCTTATTGCCCCTCAGCCTGATCCTGCTGGTGTTCGGTTGGATCTTTGGACTTGTCAGTTCATTGGCCTGTAGCCCCAACTTGCTGCTTGGATCAGCGCTCTACGTTCTCTTCTGCAGTAAGTCCTCACAGAATTGCTATTGTTTTCAGTGATTATGCTCTGAGCCCGTAGCGGCAGCATGTGCTCTCTGTGTAGGCTGGTCAGAATGAAAGCCTTCGCTTGGTTTTTTAAGATGCACGGTGTAAGAAAGCGTGTGTGGGTAGCACATTGTATGCATGCAAGTATACACAAAGCTGCTCTCATCCATTTCTGGCTAAAGGCAACTGGTAGAACCTAATTTTACCCTTTCTAGTCATTAGTAATGTATTTGTGCAGGGTAATGGCCAATGAAAAAACATTGATTAGTGgtgtgcaaatatttttttcttccagttaACTCAAGAAAATTGCTATAGGTCAAATTTCCAGCTTCATATTAAATGTCTCTGTGCAGACGTTAAAAATCCCATTTGACGTAATTGAGTTAGGTAATGATCTTTTTGTTCATGCTGTTAGCAGAGTGGGTGGAGATGGGGACGAAAATAACCAAATATGTAGCAAAGCAAGTTGTATGATAATACTTCGCAGcttttgtgtctttatacaATACTATTTGTCAGATTTTGTGAGTAGACACTGCATGACTGACCCAAGACACAGAGGTGCAATTATCTTAATCCTGTGAGACGTGGTCACGCTTGTTTCACGGGATTAGGATGTAATCTATACAGTAAAAGGGCCTGATCGGCAGGTCCATTAAGGGTCAGGCTAAGATATGATCCAAATGGGATTCCCATATAATTATCTTACCTATGGTGACCTTTTCCTAACACTACCATGTCTTAATCATACTTTGCAGTAATCATTTATTGAGAACATTTTTTCTTAGCACTTGCCAGTCTGATTTGcattaaataaatcataacTGCAAGCCGG of Anabas testudineus chromosome 8, fAnaTes1.2, whole genome shotgun sequence contains these proteins:
- the LOC113160088 gene encoding transmembrane protein 235 → MRYGLVVLSAGFTGLLSFSLLAVAIGTDYWYIIDVNKPNCTGSDDLSSHSGLWRINEGPNRSSVIPSFTANTSSLSEAERHLLGLHRVVVILLPLSLILLVFGWIFGLVSSLACSPNLLLGSALYVLFCSLFTLSGVSIYITYSNQAMEEFQRIVSPENLAFVDVSFGWSLATAWLSYSLEVVTGLLLMLAARITQMKGHYDSGVAIAML